In one window of Nocardioides panacisoli DNA:
- a CDS encoding class I SAM-dependent methyltransferase, whose translation MAGGWWEERVVPRIVDASLRSQPIMAIRAEACRGLGGRVLELGFGSGLNLAVLPPGVEQVDAVEPSDTGWSMSGARRAAASVPVARVGLDGQHLAVADDSYDDVLCTFTLCTIPDPGLALAEVRRVLRPGGRFHFVEHGLAPSPRVARWQRRLDPIQRRFAAGCHLSRDVPALVGAELRIERMRSAYLPGPRTPWTYGHAGIATAA comes from the coding sequence ATGGCAGGTGGCTGGTGGGAGGAGCGGGTGGTGCCCCGCATCGTCGACGCGTCGTTGCGCTCGCAACCGATCATGGCGATCCGCGCCGAGGCCTGCCGCGGCCTGGGCGGACGCGTGTTGGAGCTCGGCTTCGGTTCCGGTCTGAACCTCGCCGTCCTTCCGCCCGGCGTCGAGCAGGTCGACGCGGTCGAGCCCTCCGACACGGGCTGGTCGATGTCGGGCGCGCGGCGTGCCGCGGCGAGCGTGCCGGTGGCGCGTGTGGGGCTGGACGGCCAACACCTCGCGGTCGCCGACGACTCCTACGACGATGTGCTGTGCACCTTCACCCTGTGCACGATCCCCGACCCGGGCCTCGCCCTGGCCGAGGTACGCCGTGTCCTCCGACCCGGTGGTCGGTTCCACTTCGTCGAGCACGGGTTGGCGCCGTCGCCGCGGGTCGCGCGGTGGCAACGTCGCCTCGACCCGATCCAGCGGCGCTTCGCGGCCGGGTGCCATCTCTCCCGGGACGTGCCCGCCCTCGTCGGGGCCGAGCTCCGGATCGAGCGGATGCGCAGTGCCTACCTGCCGGGTCCACGGACACCGTGGACCTACGGCCACGCCGGGATCGCGACGGCCGCCTGA
- a CDS encoding ROK family transcriptional regulator — translation MVLDRSAPPSPGSTAALRSANQQRIVTVIRRWPGDAEDAAEPLTQATLARLTGLAPATVSNIVRDLVAEDLVETEPGSGRRGTVVRLSPRAGLVAGIDFGHSHVSVALGDLAGGLRSESRRRLDHDHPIEEGLGLAATMLADLVAANGERSPLRSIGLGVPAPITDDVVRSAAILPGWVGVNARRAAGAHFGVPVHVENDANLGALAEQRLGAARGHRDAVFVKVSSGVGGGLILGDRMFRGSAGTAGEIGHLTLDEQGPVCRCGSRGCLEAYASTATIQQLLADQLPDASIDDIVAAAREGHVSALRALEDAGLHLGWAAASVVNLLDPGLVVVGGDMARAGDLLLDSVRVGLRRHALDTAATTEVVAGQLDERASLVGAVLLAADTVDLAAPS, via the coding sequence ATGGTCCTCGACCGCTCGGCTCCCCCGAGTCCCGGCTCCACGGCCGCGTTGCGCAGTGCGAACCAGCAACGCATCGTCACGGTGATCCGCCGCTGGCCGGGCGATGCGGAGGACGCCGCCGAGCCCCTCACCCAGGCGACGCTGGCGCGGCTCACCGGCCTCGCGCCGGCCACGGTCTCCAACATCGTCCGCGACCTGGTGGCGGAGGACCTCGTCGAGACCGAGCCGGGCAGCGGCCGTCGCGGGACGGTCGTCCGCCTCTCCCCCCGCGCCGGGCTGGTCGCGGGGATCGACTTCGGCCACAGCCACGTCTCGGTCGCCCTGGGTGACCTGGCCGGTGGGCTGCGCTCGGAGAGCCGGCGCCGGCTCGACCACGACCACCCCATCGAGGAGGGCCTGGGTCTGGCCGCGACCATGCTGGCCGACCTGGTGGCGGCCAACGGCGAGCGGTCCCCACTGCGCAGCATCGGCCTCGGCGTCCCCGCCCCGATCACCGACGACGTGGTCCGCTCCGCCGCGATCCTGCCGGGATGGGTGGGCGTCAACGCCCGCCGCGCGGCGGGTGCCCACTTCGGCGTGCCCGTGCACGTGGAGAACGACGCCAACCTCGGGGCACTCGCCGAGCAACGACTCGGCGCGGCCCGCGGGCACCGTGACGCGGTGTTCGTGAAGGTGTCCTCGGGTGTGGGCGGCGGCCTGATCCTCGGGGATCGCATGTTCCGCGGGTCCGCCGGCACGGCGGGCGAGATCGGCCACCTCACGCTGGACGAGCAGGGCCCCGTGTGTCGCTGCGGCAGTCGCGGCTGCCTGGAGGCCTATGCCTCGACCGCGACGATCCAGCAGCTGCTCGCCGACCAACTGCCGGACGCGAGCATCGACGACATCGTCGCGGCGGCTCGTGAGGGCCACGTCTCGGCGCTCCGGGCCCTCGAGGACGCGGGCCTGCACCTGGGCTGGGCGGCGGCCTCCGTGGTCAACCTGCTCGATCCCGGACTGGTCGTCGTCGGGGGTGACATGGCCCGGGCCGGCGACCTGCTGCTGGACTCGGTGCGGGTGGGGCTACGACGCCACGCACTCGACACCGCCGCCACCACCGAAGTCGTGGCCGGTCAGCTCGACGAGCGGGCGTCGCTGGTCGGCGCGGTGCTGCTCGCCGCCGACACCGTCGACCTGGCCGCACCGTCCTGA
- a CDS encoding sugar ABC transporter substrate-binding protein: MSHAARRLAVAGIATVLATTGLAACGANEAQEGGGDGEGATIALLLPESKTTRYEAFDRPLFEAKVAELCSECSVDYYNADQDEAKQDEQVDSAIGKGADVVVLDPVNGDGATGMVQAVQDSGAPVIAYDRFIDGADYYMSFDNVTVGEKQAEALVEAVGGKGDILMLNGAPSDPNAAQFKEGAHNVIDESGLNVLAEYDNPDWSPDNAQQWTSDQLAKNRPADIAGVYAANDGQAGGVISAFTGAGVAPQGVPPVTGQDAELAGIQRIVAGEQQMTVYKPIKIEAETAAEVAVQLATGEDVEAPDEYEGIASYIFDPIVVTQDNVMDTVVADGFYSVADICTGAYAKACSAAGIE; the protein is encoded by the coding sequence ATGAGCCACGCAGCTCGCCGTCTCGCCGTCGCCGGCATCGCGACGGTCCTGGCCACCACCGGTCTCGCCGCGTGCGGGGCCAACGAGGCCCAGGAAGGGGGCGGCGACGGCGAGGGAGCGACCATCGCGCTGCTGCTGCCCGAGTCCAAGACCACCCGCTACGAGGCCTTCGACCGCCCGTTGTTCGAGGCCAAGGTCGCCGAGCTGTGCAGCGAGTGCAGCGTGGACTACTACAACGCCGACCAGGACGAGGCCAAGCAGGACGAGCAGGTGGACTCCGCGATCGGCAAGGGCGCGGACGTCGTGGTGCTCGACCCCGTCAACGGCGACGGTGCCACCGGCATGGTCCAGGCAGTCCAGGACTCCGGGGCTCCGGTCATCGCCTACGACCGCTTCATCGACGGCGCCGACTACTACATGTCCTTCGACAACGTCACCGTCGGCGAGAAGCAGGCCGAGGCGCTCGTCGAGGCCGTCGGGGGCAAGGGCGACATCCTGATGCTCAACGGCGCCCCGTCCGACCCCAACGCCGCCCAGTTCAAGGAGGGGGCGCACAACGTCATCGACGAGTCGGGCCTCAACGTGCTCGCGGAGTACGACAACCCCGACTGGAGCCCCGACAACGCCCAGCAGTGGACCTCGGACCAGCTGGCGAAGAACCGGCCGGCGGACATCGCCGGCGTCTACGCGGCCAACGACGGCCAGGCCGGTGGCGTGATCTCGGCCTTCACCGGGGCCGGTGTCGCACCCCAGGGCGTCCCGCCGGTCACCGGCCAGGACGCCGAGCTCGCCGGGATCCAGCGCATCGTCGCCGGCGAGCAGCAGATGACGGTCTACAAGCCGATCAAGATCGAGGCCGAGACCGCCGCGGAGGTGGCCGTCCAGCTCGCGACCGGCGAGGACGTGGAGGCGCCCGACGAGTACGAGGGCATCGCCTCCTACATCTTCGACCCGATCGTGGTCACCCAGGACAACGTGATGGACACCGTCGTGGCCGACGGCTTCTACTCCGTGGCCGACATCTGCACCGGCGCCTACGCCAAGGCCTGCTCGGCCGCCGGCATCGAGTGA
- the arc gene encoding proteasome ATPase encodes MSSTGDHSGRGHSREELEDQVRFLQAELRHLRQRAADDGGGSRSLELRLADAQRSLAAVTSQNERLAETLREARDQITSLKEEVDRLAQPPAGFGTFLARNDDDTVDVHTGGRKLRVSVSPNVDLDALRRGQEVMLNEALNVVAAMEFETVGEVVMFKELLADGERVLVIANADEEKVVRLAEPLQGVPLRAGDSLLLDSRAGYVYERVPKSEVEELVLEEVPDISYEKIGGLGNQIELIQDAVELPYMYPDLFAEHELKPPKGILLYGPPGCGKTLIAKAVANSLAKKVAARNGNEGKGVRSYFLNIKGPELLNKYVGETERHIRLVFQRAREKASTGTPVIVFFDEMDSLFRTRGSGVSSDVENTIVPQLLSEIDGVETLENVLVIGASNREDMIDPAILRPGRLDVKIKIERPDAESARDIFSKYLTPRLPLHEDDLAEFGSDPEECVAGMIRAAVERMYAETDENRFLEVTYANGDKEVLYFKDFNSGAMIQNIVDRAKKMAIKDFIDHEQKGVRVGHLLQACVDEFKENEDLPNTTNPDDWARISGKKGERIVFIRTLITGKQGTEPGRSIDTVSDTGQYL; translated from the coding sequence ATGTCCAGCACAGGTGATCACTCCGGTCGCGGCCACAGTCGCGAGGAGCTCGAGGACCAGGTCCGCTTCCTGCAGGCGGAGTTGCGGCACCTGCGCCAGCGTGCCGCGGACGACGGTGGCGGCTCGCGCTCGTTGGAGCTGCGGCTGGCCGACGCACAGCGCTCACTCGCTGCCGTGACCTCGCAGAACGAGCGCCTCGCCGAGACGCTGCGGGAGGCGCGCGACCAGATCACCTCCCTGAAGGAGGAGGTCGACCGGCTCGCCCAGCCGCCGGCCGGGTTCGGCACGTTCCTCGCGCGCAACGACGACGACACCGTCGACGTGCACACCGGGGGCCGCAAGCTACGCGTCAGCGTGAGCCCCAACGTCGACCTCGATGCGCTGCGGCGTGGCCAGGAGGTCATGCTCAACGAGGCGCTCAACGTGGTCGCGGCCATGGAGTTCGAGACCGTCGGCGAGGTCGTGATGTTCAAGGAGCTGCTCGCCGACGGCGAGCGCGTCCTGGTGATCGCGAACGCCGACGAGGAGAAGGTCGTCCGGCTCGCCGAGCCGCTCCAGGGGGTGCCGCTGCGGGCGGGTGACTCGCTGCTGCTCGACTCGCGGGCCGGCTACGTCTACGAGCGGGTGCCCAAGTCCGAGGTCGAGGAGCTCGTGCTGGAGGAGGTGCCGGACATCTCTTATGAGAAGATCGGGGGCCTCGGCAACCAGATCGAGCTGATCCAGGACGCGGTCGAGCTGCCCTACATGTACCCCGACCTGTTCGCCGAGCACGAGCTCAAGCCCCCCAAGGGGATCCTGCTCTACGGACCGCCCGGGTGCGGCAAGACGCTGATCGCCAAGGCGGTCGCCAACAGCCTGGCCAAGAAGGTGGCGGCGCGCAACGGCAACGAGGGCAAGGGCGTGCGCTCCTACTTCCTCAACATCAAGGGCCCGGAGCTGCTCAACAAGTACGTCGGCGAGACCGAGCGCCACATCCGGCTGGTGTTCCAGCGCGCCCGGGAGAAGGCCAGCACCGGCACGCCGGTCATCGTGTTCTTCGACGAGATGGACTCGCTGTTCCGCACCCGCGGTTCCGGGGTCTCCTCGGACGTGGAGAACACGATCGTCCCGCAGCTGCTCAGTGAGATCGACGGTGTCGAGACGCTGGAGAACGTGCTCGTCATCGGTGCGTCCAACCGCGAGGACATGATCGATCCCGCGATCCTGCGCCCGGGACGGTTGGACGTGAAGATCAAGATCGAGCGCCCCGACGCCGAGTCCGCACGCGACATCTTCAGCAAGTACCTCACCCCACGGTTGCCGCTGCACGAGGACGACCTCGCCGAGTTCGGAAGTGATCCCGAGGAGTGCGTCGCGGGCATGATCCGCGCGGCGGTGGAGCGGATGTACGCCGAGACCGACGAGAACCGCTTCCTGGAGGTCACCTACGCGAACGGCGACAAGGAGGTCCTCTACTTCAAGGACTTCAACTCCGGCGCGATGATCCAGAACATCGTCGACCGCGCCAAGAAGATGGCGATCAAGGACTTCATCGACCACGAGCAGAAGGGTGTCCGCGTCGGGCACCTGCTGCAGGCCTGCGTCGACGAGTTCAAGGAGAACGAGGACCTGCCCAACACCACCAATCCCGACGACTGGGCGCGGATCTCGGGCAAGAAGGGCGAGCGGATCGTCTTCATCCGCACCCTCATCACCGGCAAGCAGGGCACCGAGCCCGGTCGGTCGATCGACACGGTGTCCGACACGGGGCAGTACCTGTAG